Proteins from one Leptonema illini DSM 21528 genomic window:
- a CDS encoding UvrD-helicase domain-containing protein, whose translation MTRQSPAEQASIEALKQLRSCIDNNQCFRLEAGAGAGKTYSLIETIKYLIEQRASEFLLNEQQIACITYTNVAKDEIKDRTDHHPVIFADTIHAFCWSILQNYQIKLRELLPSLGERWEERIKEAGGIAEQIVKYDLGYPRINNREISLHHDDVVFLMARILSYPKFQKLVKSKFPIILIDEYQDTDVHLAESVVTNLVDNESGVIIGLFGDHWQKIYGSAACGLISSKAGKIVEIGKKANFRSDKNIVACLNRMRPELPQAESNPQSQGAVRIFHSNLWVGTRRGGGHWTGDLPTANAKEHIEKVKELMVADGWDMSPTKTKILFLTNNLIATEQNFKNLADCFPYPDDYLKKGDKYIQFFIDIIEPTASAFERREYGELFQIGNKNHPSLQSQRDKKIWTDNLNRLMELRNTGSIGEVLDLLLESKTPRASAKVEESERKFNLLSDGAADSHSEEEKRFLEKIRSIRTVKYREVINLHEYIDEKTPFSTKHGVKGAEFDNVLVVFGRGWNQYNWNQMLEWMSDGYPADKRETFERNRNLFYVSCSRAKHNLTLLFTQELSQKALSMIQKIFETRNVIGDPFEQ comes from the coding sequence ATGACCCGTCAAAGCCCAGCAGAGCAAGCTTCCATCGAAGCCTTAAAACAACTAAGATCTTGCATCGATAATAACCAGTGTTTTCGCCTTGAGGCGGGAGCAGGGGCTGGAAAAACATACTCTCTGATAGAGACGATTAAGTATCTTATAGAGCAGCGAGCTAGTGAATTTCTATTAAACGAGCAACAAATTGCCTGCATTACTTATACGAATGTGGCAAAAGACGAAATTAAAGATAGAACGGACCATCATCCGGTTATTTTTGCTGATACGATTCATGCGTTTTGCTGGAGTATCTTGCAGAATTATCAAATCAAGTTGAGAGAGCTGCTTCCTAGTCTTGGAGAAAGATGGGAAGAACGGATCAAGGAAGCGGGTGGGATTGCAGAACAGATTGTTAAATATGATTTGGGGTATCCCAGAATTAACAATAGGGAAATCTCTCTCCACCATGATGATGTGGTTTTCTTGATGGCGCGCATACTTTCCTATCCTAAGTTTCAGAAACTCGTAAAGAGTAAATTTCCTATAATCTTAATCGATGAATATCAAGACACTGATGTCCATCTGGCAGAGAGCGTCGTTACTAATCTTGTAGATAACGAGTCTGGTGTAATTATTGGTTTATTTGGTGATCATTGGCAGAAAATCTATGGTTCTGCGGCATGTGGGCTGATTTCCAGTAAGGCAGGAAAGATCGTTGAGATAGGTAAGAAAGCCAACTTCAGGTCAGACAAAAATATTGTTGCTTGCCTCAATCGGATGCGCCCTGAACTACCACAAGCGGAATCAAATCCGCAATCTCAGGGAGCAGTAAGAATCTTTCACTCTAATTTATGGGTCGGTACAAGGCGGGGGGGAGGTCATTGGACCGGCGATCTACCAACCGCAAATGCAAAAGAGCACATTGAAAAAGTTAAAGAGTTAATGGTAGCAGATGGATGGGATATGTCGCCCACAAAAACAAAAATACTCTTCCTTACGAATAACCTCATTGCGACTGAGCAGAATTTCAAGAACCTTGCTGATTGTTTTCCTTATCCAGACGACTACTTAAAAAAAGGCGATAAATATATTCAGTTCTTTATTGATATTATTGAGCCAACAGCTTCAGCATTCGAGCGTCGTGAATATGGCGAGTTATTCCAGATTGGCAACAAGAATCATCCCAGCCTTCAATCTCAACGTGACAAAAAAATATGGACCGACAACTTGAATCGGTTAATGGAATTAAGGAATACCGGGTCTATAGGTGAGGTGCTGGATCTGTTATTAGAATCCAAAACACCCAGAGCGTCAGCAAAAGTAGAAGAATCGGAAAGAAAATTCAATCTATTAAGTGACGGCGCCGCTGATAGTCATTCCGAAGAGGAGAAGAGATTTTTAGAAAAGATCCGATCAATCAGAACTGTTAAATATCGGGAAGTTATAAACCTTCATGAGTATATTGACGAAAAAACGCCTTTTTCGACCAAGCACGGTGTGAAAGGGGCCGAGTTTGATAATGTGCTGGTTGTATTTGGACGAGGTTGGAATCAATATAATTGGAATCAAATGCTCGAATGGATGAGCGATGGATATCCGGCCGACAAGCGGGAAACGTTCGAGCGCAATCGTAATCTGTTTTATGTCAGTTGTTCAAGAGCAAAGCATAATTTAACTCTGCTCTTTACCCAGGAATTGTCACAGAAAGCACTTTCCATGATTCAAAAGATATTTGAAACGAGGAATGTAATAGGCGATCCGTTTGAACAATAA
- a CDS encoding type I restriction endonuclease subunit R, translated as MSSQSEAQLETKLIEQLCSLGYEEAKVHNEESLLANLKTQLELFNQVSLSEKEFAAVLSHLAKGNVFEKAKTLRDRFQLTRESGESIYLRFFDSKNWTDNRFQVAHQISMEGSYKNRYDVTLLVNGLPLVQIELKRRGLELKEAFHQVNRYQRHSFWSSYGLFQYVQIFVISNGANTKYFANNRKQDARQTYFWTDFQNRHITELHGFADAFLSPDHLGKMIAHYIVINETFKVLMILRPYQYHATEAVIKHVQSSGENGYIWHTTGSGKTLTSFKTSQIIMDLPEVYKVVFVVDRKDLDYQTQEEFNRFHEGSVDASANTKMLVDQFLGRFKHGKGEIKDPKLIITTVQKLHRAITVDRYKTDMSGLQDKRIIFIFDECHRSQFGQTHKNITDFFHESRLFGFTGTPIFAENLQKNEFGMRTTKDLFGECLHKYVITDAIRDRNVLPFQIEYLGRYKQANRTFIDIEVEDIDKREVLESPVRLEKIVDYIIRNHDRKTHNKEFSAIFAITSIDVLIKYYEIFKKKIKAGATDLRIATVFTFSANEEDQDANGLIPDETWEVSEAGFSYNTPHTRDKLEEFVSDYNQLYGTSFSIKDNQQFDAYTKNISKRLKDREKEGFLDKDRLDILLVVSMYLTGFDAKKINTLYVDRNLKHHGLIQAFSRTNRVIGEKKSHGNILCFRNLKAATDDAIALFSNKEARETIILPPYEEIVRAFSAAFAALLQIVPTPNSVNDLPDEEAMFAFVKAFRELMRIRNTLRSFTEFTWDDLPMTEQSFNNYASKYQDLREHVKSDREKEKVSILADVDFELELIHRDDVNVAYILKLLAKIKEAEEGESNKEKKRLLEQMGNDPVMRSKRELIQKFIEANLPVISETDNIPDEFEKYWHDQKILALNQICEEENLDRKQFSALLDAYIFTEQEPIREDVLNCLENRPSVLEARSIGNRIIEKMKKYVDVFMNGMVG; from the coding sequence ATGAGTTCGCAGTCCGAGGCACAATTAGAGACAAAACTGATCGAACAGCTCTGCTCTCTGGGCTACGAAGAAGCAAAGGTCCATAACGAGGAAAGCCTGCTTGCAAACCTGAAAACACAGCTTGAACTCTTCAATCAGGTTTCCCTGTCTGAGAAAGAGTTTGCAGCGGTCCTGAGCCATCTCGCAAAGGGCAATGTCTTCGAGAAGGCAAAAACGCTTCGAGACCGTTTCCAGTTAACCCGCGAGAGCGGCGAAAGCATCTATCTGCGCTTTTTCGATTCGAAAAACTGGACGGATAACCGATTTCAGGTGGCGCATCAGATTTCCATGGAGGGGAGCTACAAAAATCGCTATGATGTGACGCTTCTCGTAAATGGCCTTCCTCTTGTGCAGATCGAACTGAAACGACGCGGGCTGGAACTGAAAGAAGCCTTTCATCAGGTCAACCGGTATCAAAGGCACTCCTTCTGGTCGAGCTACGGCCTTTTCCAGTATGTGCAGATCTTCGTGATCAGCAACGGCGCGAATACAAAGTACTTTGCGAATAATAGAAAACAGGATGCACGGCAGACCTACTTCTGGACCGATTTTCAGAATCGTCACATCACCGAGCTGCATGGTTTTGCCGACGCATTCCTGAGCCCCGATCATCTCGGAAAGATGATCGCTCATTACATTGTTATCAATGAAACCTTCAAGGTATTGATGATCCTTCGTCCGTACCAATACCATGCAACGGAAGCTGTCATCAAGCACGTTCAAAGCAGCGGTGAGAACGGTTACATCTGGCATACGACGGGATCGGGAAAGACGCTTACTTCATTCAAGACAAGCCAGATCATTATGGATTTGCCCGAAGTCTACAAAGTAGTTTTTGTCGTGGATCGTAAGGATCTCGATTATCAGACGCAGGAGGAGTTTAACCGGTTTCACGAAGGAAGCGTCGACGCTTCGGCCAATACGAAGATGCTTGTGGACCAGTTCCTTGGCAGATTCAAGCACGGGAAGGGCGAAATCAAAGATCCGAAACTGATCATAACGACGGTTCAGAAATTACACCGGGCGATCACTGTGGATCGGTATAAAACGGACATGTCAGGTCTTCAGGATAAGAGAATTATTTTTATCTTCGACGAATGCCATCGTAGCCAGTTCGGGCAAACCCATAAGAATATAACCGATTTCTTTCATGAGAGCCGACTATTCGGTTTTACCGGAACTCCGATTTTTGCAGAAAACCTCCAGAAGAATGAATTTGGAATGCGAACGACGAAGGATCTCTTCGGCGAATGTCTGCATAAATATGTGATCACCGATGCGATTCGAGACCGAAATGTTCTGCCATTTCAGATCGAGTACCTGGGACGTTATAAACAGGCCAATCGAACCTTTATCGACATTGAGGTGGAAGACATCGACAAAAGAGAGGTTCTGGAATCGCCGGTACGGCTGGAAAAGATCGTTGATTATATCATTCGGAATCATGACAGAAAAACACACAACAAAGAGTTTTCGGCGATATTCGCGATTACCAGCATCGATGTTCTGATCAAGTATTACGAAATCTTCAAAAAGAAGATCAAAGCAGGAGCAACCGATTTGCGCATTGCTACCGTTTTTACATTTTCGGCGAACGAGGAAGATCAGGATGCAAACGGGCTGATTCCGGATGAAACATGGGAGGTCAGCGAGGCCGGATTTTCCTACAATACACCGCATACCCGCGATAAACTGGAAGAATTTGTATCTGACTACAATCAACTCTACGGAACAAGTTTTTCGATAAAAGACAACCAGCAGTTTGACGCTTACACGAAAAATATAAGCAAACGATTAAAGGATCGAGAGAAGGAAGGTTTTTTAGATAAAGACCGGCTGGATATCCTTCTTGTTGTGAGCATGTATCTTACGGGTTTTGATGCAAAAAAGATCAATACGTTATATGTCGATAGGAATCTGAAACACCATGGCCTCATTCAGGCCTTCTCCCGCACTAATCGAGTGATCGGCGAAAAGAAATCCCACGGAAACATCCTCTGCTTTCGAAACCTCAAGGCCGCAACAGACGATGCGATCGCCCTTTTTTCGAATAAAGAGGCCAGAGAGACGATTATTCTTCCCCCCTACGAAGAGATCGTTCGCGCCTTCAGTGCTGCCTTCGCTGCGTTGCTTCAAATAGTGCCCACTCCGAACAGTGTGAATGATCTGCCCGATGAAGAGGCCATGTTTGCGTTTGTAAAAGCGTTTCGAGAATTGATGCGGATTCGAAATACTCTCAGGTCTTTTACAGAGTTTACATGGGATGACCTTCCCATGACGGAGCAATCATTCAACAACTATGCGAGCAAATATCAGGACTTACGTGAACATGTAAAGAGCGACCGTGAGAAAGAGAAGGTGTCGATTCTTGCAGATGTGGATTTTGAACTCGAGCTGATTCACAGAGATGATGTCAATGTGGCTTATATTCTCAAGCTTCTGGCGAAGATCAAGGAAGCTGAAGAGGGAGAGTCGAATAAAGAGAAGAAGAGATTACTGGAGCAGATGGGAAACGATCCGGTAATGCGAAGCAAGCGAGAACTTATACAGAAGTTCATTGAAGCCAACCTTCCCGTTATCAGCGAAACTGATAACATCCCCGACGAATTCGAGAAATACTGGCACGATCAGAAAATCCTCGCATTGAACCAAATTTGCGAAGAAGAAAATCTGGATCGTAAGCAATTCTCTGCCTTGCTCGATGCCTACATATTCACAGAACAGGAACCCATCCGGGAGGATGTTCTGAACTGTCTGGAAAACCGTCCCAGTGTTCTCGAGGCCAGAAGCATCGGTAATCGAATCATCGAAAAGATGAAGAAGTATGTCGACGTATTCATGAATGGGATGGTCGGGTGA
- the hisB gene encoding imidazoleglycerol-phosphate dehydratase HisB: MADRRAEGARKTSETDIRLAIGLDGNGKTNFDTEIPFFEHMLSHIAKHGLIDIDLHLRGDLEIDGHHSVEDTAILFGKLLHDSLGDKKGIRRYGHFTLTMDETLTTVAVDLGGRFNFTYKGPDAINVGKFGVYDAELSLEFLQKFAMNAKMNLHVLIHYGENRHHLHESVFKALGRALRMAVEVDPRAGDAVPSTKGMLE; encoded by the coding sequence ATGGCAGATCGACGCGCCGAGGGCGCACGCAAGACCTCTGAGACCGACATCCGCCTGGCGATCGGGCTGGACGGTAACGGAAAGACGAACTTTGATACCGAGATTCCGTTCTTCGAGCATATGCTCTCGCATATTGCGAAGCACGGCCTCATCGATATCGATCTGCATCTGCGCGGCGATCTGGAGATCGACGGCCACCATTCCGTCGAAGATACGGCCATCCTTTTCGGCAAGCTTCTGCACGACTCGCTGGGCGATAAAAAGGGCATCCGACGTTACGGACATTTTACGCTGACGATGGACGAGACGCTGACGACCGTCGCCGTCGATCTGGGCGGACGCTTCAACTTCACCTATAAAGGTCCGGACGCGATTAACGTCGGCAAGTTCGGAGTCTATGATGCGGAGCTCAGCCTTGAGTTCTTGCAGAAGTTCGCCATGAACGCGAAGATGAATCTGCACGTCCTGATCCATTACGGAGAGAACCGCCATCACCTGCATGAGTCGGTCTTCAAGGCGCTCGGACGTGCGCTGCGGATGGCCGTCGAGGTCGATCCGAGAGCAGGCGATGCCGTGCCCTCTACAAAGGGTATGCTTGAATGA
- a CDS encoding ATP-dependent nuclease, protein MLIKSARIKNYRLLKNLTLTFDERTTVIVGRNNSGKTSLAEIFRSFLGPSGPKLRYEDFTQTCLCGFENGLAAFKEEKSEAEIRKLIPTIELELLLDYTNDKDEYGVLGEFIIDLDETLFETKVLVAYQLKDGKIKDFFQPLSVENRRKYFSDLKALINQHFEAVIYAIEPTNSENRVRLDFSKFKKLILSGLINAQRGLDDETHSERDVLGKSLGKIFNSANSSGATAEFKEKSEEVRRVAEELQEKVDTDFQEKVKALLPALSIFGYPGLQDPNLNAVTELNVKSLLESNTKVFYQGEDYFTLPETYNGLGIRNLIFILFRIYEYFREFQSQTTPPKGHLIFIEEPEAHLHPQMQEVFIRQLDQIVQEFQQQLNDGKIWPVQFVVSTHSSHIANEADFRKVRYFLSKHGKETRVKDLGAAFKEDDVKDDKEFLHKYLTLTKCDLYFADRAILIEGPTERIILPEIIRKVDETQATKLRRKYLSVVEIGGAFAHHFYKFIDFLELKTLFITDLDSVRKTTEGKRTTYTASSVGEGTDSSNAGISKWYGIDGYGDLKKILAYDEKARVVGYRRIAYQIPEKKGGVCGRSFEDAFMLANADVFDLSRLKGKELEKAVFEKAQEIGKSSKANFAIEYSVDKTDWTVPKYIAEGLKWLDTDEEVVVGEGKE, encoded by the coding sequence ATGCTCATAAAAAGTGCTAGAATCAAGAATTACAGATTATTAAAAAATCTAACGCTTACTTTTGATGAAAGAACAACAGTAATCGTTGGCCGAAACAACTCAGGCAAAACATCATTGGCAGAGATTTTCCGAAGTTTTTTAGGGCCATCCGGACCCAAATTACGTTACGAAGACTTTACCCAGACGTGTCTATGCGGTTTTGAAAACGGGCTGGCTGCGTTCAAAGAAGAAAAATCTGAAGCCGAGATACGGAAGCTGATTCCAACTATTGAATTGGAATTGTTACTGGATTATACGAATGATAAAGATGAGTACGGAGTTTTGGGTGAGTTCATCATAGATCTCGATGAAACACTATTTGAAACCAAGGTTTTGGTAGCCTATCAGCTTAAAGATGGAAAAATCAAAGATTTTTTTCAGCCTTTAAGCGTAGAGAATAGACGCAAATACTTTTCGGATTTAAAAGCACTGATTAATCAGCACTTTGAAGCTGTAATTTACGCAATTGAACCGACCAATTCTGAAAACAGAGTCAGACTCGATTTTTCGAAGTTCAAAAAGCTAATTTTGTCCGGTCTTATCAATGCCCAGCGGGGTTTGGATGACGAAACGCACAGTGAACGCGATGTGCTTGGAAAATCCCTTGGAAAAATATTTAACAGTGCGAATAGCTCCGGGGCCACCGCGGAGTTTAAGGAAAAATCTGAAGAAGTTCGAAGGGTTGCAGAAGAGCTACAAGAAAAAGTTGATACTGATTTTCAAGAGAAGGTGAAAGCTCTTTTGCCTGCTCTAAGTATTTTTGGTTATCCAGGCCTACAGGATCCCAATCTCAATGCCGTAACCGAACTCAATGTCAAATCTTTGTTGGAGAGCAATACCAAGGTCTTTTATCAAGGAGAAGACTACTTCACTTTGCCAGAAACCTATAATGGCCTGGGTATACGAAATCTTATTTTTATTCTGTTCCGTATTTATGAATATTTTCGTGAATTCCAGTCCCAGACTACACCACCTAAAGGCCATTTAATCTTTATTGAAGAGCCCGAAGCACATTTGCATCCACAAATGCAGGAAGTTTTCATTCGTCAGCTCGATCAAATTGTCCAAGAATTTCAACAACAGCTCAATGATGGAAAAATCTGGCCGGTACAGTTTGTGGTCAGTACCCACTCATCACATATTGCGAATGAAGCGGATTTCAGAAAAGTCCGATACTTTTTGTCTAAGCATGGCAAGGAAACCAGAGTGAAGGATCTCGGGGCAGCATTCAAAGAAGACGATGTCAAAGATGATAAAGAGTTCCTGCATAAGTACTTAACACTTACAAAGTGTGATCTTTATTTTGCAGACAGAGCCATCTTAATCGAAGGACCAACGGAACGAATCATTTTACCAGAGATTATTCGTAAGGTGGATGAAACTCAGGCTACCAAACTGAGGCGGAAGTATTTATCGGTTGTTGAGATTGGGGGTGCTTTTGCTCATCATTTCTATAAGTTTATAGACTTTCTTGAGCTTAAAACGCTATTTATTACCGATTTAGATTCGGTACGAAAAACTACCGAGGGTAAGAGAACAACCTATACTGCTTCAAGTGTCGGTGAAGGCACTGACTCAAGCAATGCAGGCATTTCCAAATGGTATGGGATTGATGGATATGGCGATCTCAAGAAAATTCTGGCATACGACGAAAAGGCAAGGGTTGTTGGATACCGGCGCATCGCTTATCAAATCCCGGAGAAAAAGGGAGGAGTTTGCGGGCGAAGTTTCGAAGATGCTTTCATGTTGGCAAATGCTGATGTCTTTGATTTGAGTCGTTTGAAAGGTAAGGAATTAGAGAAAGCCGTTTTTGAGAAAGCGCAAGAAATAGGGAAATCAAGCAAAGCAAATTTTGCGATTGAGTATTCGGTCGACAAAACGGATTGGACTGTACCAAAATATATCGCAGAAGGGCTTAAATGGCTTGATACTGATGAAGAAGTCGTTGTCGGGGAGGGGAAAGAATGA
- a CDS encoding restriction endonuclease subunit S, whose translation MTKPTKNTPCLRFPEFRGQWKEKKGKELFQNRREKGNETLPIYSVTMDRGLVPRNSLDRKMDDVAEAGDNLGVKAGDIVYNMMRMWQGAFGLAMQDCMVSPAYVALVPDEGVNTDFFVQMFARKRSLYLFTSYSYGLTSDRLRLYFKDFAAIKLHVPSLPEQQKIADFLSAVDRKIEQLARRKALLEEYKKGVMQKIFSQKLRFKDENGKSYPKWEEQRLGEVAELISGLHLSPEQYGSKRFGIPYFSGPSDFTNHDQAVAKWTGNCKNAGVKGDILITVKGSGVGTLLQLGIEKVAIGRQLMAIRPVNAITVMLYQFLLLHKNSFEALASGNMIPGLSRSDILGFKLNLPSLPEQQKIADFLSALDAKIEKVAAQIEKSREFKKGLLQQMFA comes from the coding sequence ATGACAAAACCAACGAAAAACACACCATGTTTACGATTTCCCGAGTTTCGAGGGCAGTGGAAAGAGAAGAAAGGAAAAGAATTATTTCAGAATAGACGCGAAAAGGGGAATGAAACTTTACCGATCTATTCTGTTACCATGGATAGAGGGCTCGTTCCAAGGAACTCTCTGGACCGAAAGATGGATGATGTTGCTGAAGCAGGCGATAACCTTGGAGTTAAGGCCGGTGACATTGTCTACAACATGATGCGAATGTGGCAGGGGGCATTCGGACTCGCCATGCAGGATTGCATGGTCAGCCCGGCTTACGTTGCACTTGTTCCCGACGAGGGAGTAAACACAGATTTTTTTGTCCAAATGTTCGCCCGAAAGCGAAGCCTGTATTTATTCACTTCATATTCCTATGGCCTGACAAGTGACAGATTGAGGTTGTACTTCAAAGATTTTGCAGCGATCAAGCTCCACGTCCCCTCCCTCCCTGAACAGCAAAAGATCGCCGACTTTCTCTCTGCGGTGGACCGGAAGATCGAGCAACTGGCTCGAAGGAAGGCCCTGCTGGAAGAATACAAGAAAGGGGTGATGCAGAAGATCTTTTCGCAGAAGCTCCGGTTCAAGGATGAGAATGGGAAGAGTTATCCGAAATGGGAGGAGCAGCGGTTGGGGGAGGTGGCGGAGTTGATTTCAGGGCTACATTTATCTCCAGAACAATACGGATCAAAACGATTTGGAATACCTTACTTCTCTGGTCCTTCTGACTTCACAAATCATGATCAGGCAGTCGCTAAATGGACTGGAAATTGTAAGAATGCAGGAGTCAAGGGTGATATTTTAATAACCGTTAAGGGAAGTGGTGTCGGGACTTTGCTTCAATTGGGTATTGAAAAAGTGGCAATTGGTCGTCAACTGATGGCTATTCGTCCAGTTAATGCAATAACAGTAATGCTGTATCAATTTTTGTTATTACATAAGAATAGCTTTGAAGCGCTTGCTTCAGGCAATATGATCCCTGGATTATCGAGGAGCGACATTCTTGGATTTAAGCTCAATCTCCCCTCTCTCCCCGAACAGCAGAAGATTGCCGACTTTCTGTCTGCGTTGGATGCGAAGATTGAGAAGGTTGCCGCGCAAATCGAAAAGAGTCGGGAATTTAAGAAAGGGCTGCTACAGCAGATGTTCGCATAG
- a CDS encoding virulence RhuM family protein, with translation MKKLIRNSTAEFLIFTAQQGEDGIEVRVEGETVWLTQKAMAALFEKAPSTINEHIKNIYETEELTEKETMRKFGISEFSTKPTNFYSLDVIIGVGYRVNSKRATQFRQWATSILKEFAIKGYVLDRQRMENGTFLGEDYFEKLLEEIREIRLSERRFYQKITDIYATSVDYDRNASTTRDFFAKVQNKLHFAIHGQTAAELIKDRADSKKKNMGLTSWAGAPDGKILKSDVSIAKNYLSKEELESLGRIVGAYLDLAEERARRKIPMTMEDWASRLDAFLEFDEREVLKDSGKITARIAKDFAESEFEKFRVIQDRQFESDFDKMIKEIEEK, from the coding sequence ATGAAAAAACTTATCCGAAACTCAACTGCCGAATTCCTGATCTTCACCGCACAGCAGGGAGAAGACGGCATCGAGGTGCGTGTGGAGGGCGAGACGGTCTGGCTCACCCAGAAGGCCATGGCTGCGCTTTTTGAGAAGGCACCCTCTACGATCAATGAGCACATCAAAAATATCTACGAAACGGAAGAGCTGACGGAGAAAGAGACCATGAGAAAATTCGGAATTTCCGAATTTTCTACCAAACCGACAAATTTCTACTCTCTGGATGTGATCATAGGGGTCGGCTACCGGGTCAATTCAAAGCGAGCCACTCAATTCCGGCAGTGGGCTACCTCCATTCTAAAAGAATTTGCCATCAAAGGCTATGTTCTGGACCGGCAGCGTATGGAGAACGGGACTTTTCTTGGAGAGGACTACTTTGAGAAACTTCTGGAAGAGATCCGGGAAATCAGACTCTCGGAGCGCCGTTTTTACCAGAAGATCACCGATATTTATGCAACCAGCGTTGACTACGACAGGAATGCTTCAACGACCCGGGATTTCTTTGCAAAAGTCCAGAACAAGCTGCATTTCGCCATTCATGGGCAAACGGCAGCAGAGCTAATCAAGGATCGAGCCGACAGCAAAAAGAAGAACATGGGTCTCACGTCATGGGCAGGGGCGCCGGATGGCAAAATCCTCAAGTCCGACGTATCCATCGCTAAAAACTATCTGTCTAAAGAAGAACTGGAATCCCTCGGACGAATCGTCGGTGCCTATCTGGATCTTGCCGAAGAAAGGGCGAGGAGAAAGATCCCCATGACGATGGAGGACTGGGCTTCGCGCCTCGACGCATTTCTTGAGTTCGATGAACGGGAAGTTTTGAAAGATAGCGGCAAGATTACGGCCCGCATAGCAAAGGATTTTGCCGAGAGCGAATTTGAGAAATTTCGGGTAATTCAAGATAGACAGTTTGAATCGGACTTCGATAAAATGATAAAAGAGATTGAAGAAAAATGA